One Pectobacterium polaris DNA window includes the following coding sequences:
- a CDS encoding YebF family protein, with product MGWKTKTICCVLATASALAGYDYYLRHSGPSCLEVTYEQAVDHVKNDLLTHRIPRWAKFQPENLGTATPVIAFDKADSSTLSNPEIYLLAFTVSGPQKTHSLFAMYECKTGSVEYASKD from the coding sequence ATGGGATGGAAAACCAAGACGATCTGTTGCGTTCTGGCGACAGCTAGTGCCTTAGCTGGCTACGATTATTACCTCAGACATAGTGGCCCGTCCTGCCTGGAGGTGACGTATGAGCAAGCCGTTGACCATGTGAAGAACGATCTCCTGACACACCGTATTCCGCGCTGGGCTAAATTCCAACCCGAAAACCTCGGCACCGCGACACCAGTGATTGCTTTTGATAAAGCCGATTCATCTACGTTATCCAACCCCGAGATTTACCTCCTGGCATTCACCGTCTCCGGCCCACAGAAAACACACTCACTGTTTGCCATGTACGAATGCAAAACAGGCTCAGTTGAATACGCTTCGAAAGACTGA
- a CDS encoding PIN domain-containing protein: MSEQEYTAITLDTSIFDGNGLRLEQGLLGRMRQFKTIPIIFVLTDVTVSELTHHLEEKMKASKFSLEKALEDSKNHLLIPDSDLNSFKEKFSDLKDFKDAALKRVQTYIDMTGAIVLDTNQYVSIAEIRDAYFSNQSPFTESGSKKNEFPDAISLIALKNWAEKNEQIVCAVSKDKDWGSFCDEVDDIDYINDLSKALDYFNSETVSRLVVEKLAEAIDSDEDDVQNFKVQLESMLEGAVERLTLTQEAASSLVYEGDGVEIKFKQLHSIATNFKIIEASDDYLTVETLLNVELDIEGVFSLYHYDSFDKDYIRAGSVTSTINDSYDLSVLLKLAGDFSDFSEIEIDSLEIVRDLGTVYFGFLEPYYD; the protein is encoded by the coding sequence ATGTCGGAGCAAGAGTATACTGCAATCACGCTAGATACCTCAATTTTTGATGGTAATGGGCTGAGACTTGAACAGGGTCTTTTAGGGAGGATGCGGCAATTTAAGACGATCCCAATTATCTTTGTACTCACTGATGTGACGGTGAGTGAATTAACCCATCACCTTGAAGAGAAGATGAAAGCCAGCAAGTTTTCACTTGAGAAAGCACTGGAAGATTCGAAAAACCATCTTTTAATACCTGACAGCGATTTAAATTCTTTTAAGGAGAAATTTTCAGATTTAAAAGATTTCAAAGATGCTGCATTAAAACGTGTGCAGACGTACATTGATATGACTGGAGCTATTGTATTGGATACCAACCAATACGTGAGTATTGCTGAAATCAGGGACGCTTATTTTAGTAATCAATCACCATTTACTGAATCAGGAAGCAAAAAAAATGAGTTTCCTGATGCTATATCTCTCATTGCGTTGAAAAACTGGGCTGAAAAGAATGAACAAATAGTTTGTGCTGTCTCAAAGGATAAAGACTGGGGCAGTTTTTGTGATGAAGTTGATGATATAGATTATATCAATGATCTATCGAAAGCTCTTGATTACTTCAATAGCGAAACCGTTTCACGATTGGTTGTTGAAAAATTAGCTGAAGCAATTGATAGCGATGAAGATGATGTACAGAATTTTAAAGTACAACTCGAGAGTATGCTAGAAGGTGCCGTCGAGCGTTTAACGTTAACGCAGGAGGCAGCATCATCATTAGTTTATGAGGGGGATGGTGTTGAAATTAAGTTTAAACAGCTTCATTCTATAGCGACAAATTTCAAAATTATTGAGGCTAGCGACGATTATTTAACAGTTGAAACTTTACTCAATGTAGAGTTGGATATAGAGGGTGTTTTCTCTCTCTATCATTATGATTCTTTTGATAAGGATTATATTCGTGCTGGTAGCGTAACATCTACAATAAATGATTCATATGATTTAAGCGTGCTTTTGAAATTGGCCGGTGATTTTTCTGATTTCAGTGAAATAGAAATAGACTCTTTGGAAATTGTGAGGGATTTAGGTACTGTATACTTCGGTTTTCTTGAACCTTATTATGATTAA
- the mug gene encoding G/U mismatch-specific DNA glycosylase produces MITDILAMNLQVVFCGINPGLSTAHHGYHFANPSNRFWKVIHQAGFTERLLTPAEEQHLLDTGCGITMLVERPTVEATELGRDELLQGGNAIVEKMERYQPRALAVLGKQAFSQAFGIKKVSWGRQELCIGETQVWVLPNPSGLNRATLESLVASYQELHQALQDNV; encoded by the coding sequence ATGATTACCGATATTCTGGCCATGAATCTTCAGGTTGTTTTCTGCGGCATTAACCCCGGGCTGTCGACGGCCCATCACGGTTACCACTTCGCTAACCCTAGTAATCGCTTCTGGAAGGTGATTCATCAGGCAGGCTTTACTGAACGTTTGCTGACACCTGCGGAAGAGCAGCATCTGCTGGATACCGGATGTGGCATCACCATGCTGGTGGAGCGGCCAACGGTTGAAGCGACCGAACTGGGGCGAGACGAGCTGCTGCAAGGTGGGAATGCGATTGTTGAGAAGATGGAACGCTATCAGCCGCGTGCGCTGGCGGTGTTAGGGAAGCAGGCGTTCAGTCAGGCGTTTGGTATCAAGAAGGTTTCCTGGGGGCGTCAGGAGCTGTGTATTGGCGAAACGCAGGTTTGGGTACTGCCGAACCCTAGCGGGCTGAATCGTGCGACGCTGGAGTCGCTGGTGGCGTCGTATCAGGAACTGCATCAGGCGTTGCAGGATAACGTATAA
- the rpoD gene encoding RNA polymerase sigma factor RpoD, translating to MEQNPQSQLKLLVTRGKEQGYLTYAEVNDHLPEDIIDSDQIEDIIQMINDMGIQVMEEAPDADDLLLAENTNDADEDAAEAAAQVLSSVESEIGRTTDPVRMYMREMGTVELLTREGEIDIAKRIEDGINQVQCSVAEYPEAITYLLEQYDRVEAGESRLSDLITGFVDPNAEEDIAPTATHVGSELSSEEMDDDDEEKEDEEEEEDDNSIDPELAREKFTELRVQYETTRQVIKAHGRSHALAAQEILNLSEVFKQFRLVPKQFDFLVNSMRSMMDRVRTQERLIIKLCVEQCKMPKKNFVTMFTGNETNNTWFAAAVAMGKPWSEKLNDVEEDVTRSLQKLQQIEEETGLTIEQVKDINRRMSIGEAKARRAKKEMVEANLRLVISIAKKYTNRGLQFLDLIQEGNIGLMKAVDKFEYRRGYKFSTYATWWIRQAITRSIADQARTIRIPVHMIETINKLNRISRQMLQEMGREPTPEELAERMLMPEDKIRKVLKIAKEPISMETPIGDDEDSHLGDFIEDTTLELPLDSATSESLRSATHDVLAGLTAREAKVLRMRFGIDMNTDHTLEEVGKQFDVTRERIRQIEAKALRKLRHPSRSEVLRSFLDD from the coding sequence ATGGAGCAAAACCCGCAGTCACAGCTGAAGCTGCTTGTCACCCGTGGTAAGGAGCAAGGCTACCTGACCTATGCTGAGGTCAATGACCATCTGCCGGAAGATATCATCGACTCGGATCAGATCGAAGATATCATCCAGATGATTAACGACATGGGCATCCAGGTGATGGAAGAAGCACCGGATGCAGACGATCTGTTGCTGGCCGAAAACACCAATGATGCCGATGAAGATGCAGCAGAGGCTGCTGCGCAGGTTCTATCCAGTGTTGAATCGGAAATTGGTCGCACCACCGATCCGGTTCGCATGTACATGCGTGAAATGGGTACCGTTGAGCTGTTGACGCGTGAGGGCGAGATCGATATCGCCAAGCGTATCGAAGACGGTATCAACCAGGTTCAGTGCTCTGTTGCAGAGTATCCTGAAGCCATTACTTACCTGCTGGAACAGTATGACCGCGTCGAAGCGGGCGAAAGCCGCCTGTCCGACCTGATCACTGGCTTCGTCGATCCTAATGCGGAAGAGGACATTGCGCCTACCGCGACTCACGTTGGTTCCGAGCTTTCGAGCGAAGAAATGGACGATGACGATGAGGAAAAAGAAGACGAAGAGGAAGAAGAAGACGACAACAGCATCGATCCTGAGCTGGCGCGTGAGAAGTTCACCGAACTGCGTGTGCAATATGAAACGACCCGTCAGGTTATCAAAGCTCACGGTCGTAGCCATGCATTGGCAGCACAGGAAATCCTGAATCTGTCCGAAGTCTTCAAACAGTTCCGTCTGGTGCCGAAACAGTTTGATTTCCTGGTTAACAGCATGCGTTCCATGATGGATCGCGTTCGTACTCAGGAACGTTTGATCATTAAGCTGTGTGTTGAACAGTGCAAAATGCCGAAGAAAAACTTCGTCACGATGTTCACTGGCAATGAAACCAACAACACCTGGTTTGCCGCAGCAGTCGCAATGGGCAAGCCATGGTCTGAAAAGCTGAATGATGTTGAAGAAGACGTCACCCGCAGCCTGCAAAAACTGCAGCAGATCGAAGAAGAAACTGGCCTGACGATCGAGCAAGTTAAAGACATCAACCGTCGTATGTCGATTGGTGAAGCGAAAGCGCGTCGCGCCAAGAAAGAAATGGTGGAAGCTAACCTGCGTCTGGTTATTTCTATCGCGAAGAAATACACCAACCGTGGTTTGCAGTTCCTCGACCTGATTCAGGAAGGCAACATCGGTCTGATGAAAGCGGTAGATAAATTTGAATATCGCCGTGGTTACAAATTCTCGACCTATGCAACCTGGTGGATCCGTCAGGCGATCACCCGTTCTATCGCCGATCAGGCACGTACCATCCGTATTCCGGTACACATGATTGAGACGATCAACAAACTGAACCGTATTTCTCGTCAGATGTTGCAGGAAATGGGTCGCGAGCCGACGCCGGAAGAGCTGGCTGAGCGTATGCTGATGCCGGAAGACAAGATCCGTAAAGTGCTGAAAATCGCGAAAGAGCCGATTTCAATGGAAACCCCGATTGGTGATGATGAAGATTCACATTTGGGCGATTTCATCGAAGATACGACGCTGGAGCTGCCGCTGGATTCCGCCACGTCGGAAAGCCTGCGTTCTGCGACACACGACGTTCTGGCTGGCTTAACCGCACGTGAAGCGAAAGTCCTGCGCATGCGTTTCGGTATCGATATGAACACCGACCATACGCTGGAAGAAGTGGGCAAACAGTTTGACGTTACTCGTGAACGTATTCGTCAGATCGAAGCGAAAGCGCTGCGTAAACTGCGTCACCCAAGCCGTTCCGAAGTGCTGCGTAGCTTCCTGGATGATTAA